The nucleotide window AATTGAATATTGCACGATGCCTAAATTTGGATGTTAGCTGCAATCTTAACAGACCCCGATTATGATAAGAAAACAGAAATATATTGTTAGTTCAACGCATTTAGACAGTCAAGGATATATGATGATGAAAAGTGCACTTGACAGTATGTTGCCTCAGCTAAACGGAAAAAGAAAACCACGTTTAGGTTTAGAACATATAAGAACATTTCCTCCTTTTGGAGCAATCTCTAATGGAGAAGTTTTTCAAGGTGATGACGAACAATATTATTTGTCTGCTGAAATGATGTATTTTGACAAACAAGAGTTTATTACACTTAACGACGGAACTAAATTGGTGAAAGAGTATTTCAGTGAAGGAGAATACCCATTTATTGAATGCGAAGAAAACGAGGCAACAAAATTATCTATTGCAACAGATCCAGCTAATTTTGAAAAACTAAACGGGCATAAAGAAATTTATGAGTTAGTAAAACAAGAAACTGATTTAGAATTTGACACATCTGAATTTGGACGAAAGTCAGAATTGCCCGACCCAGAAACTGTAATCACAATAACTAAAATTCTTGCTACAACACTTGGAATCATTAAATCAAAGGTAACCGAAAAATTAGGGGAAGCAGTTGGTGAAGATTTGGTTAAATTCTATAAATTAATATCTACACTTGCTATTGAGACTATTAAAAAAGCCAAACCATCAAACCGACCAAAAAACTTTGTCATTTCTTACCCAAACACAGAATGCAATATTGAATTAGTAATTACAACACACAAGGCTGACAAAGTTTTAAATTCCTTGACAACAGAAAAACTTAAACTAGTCGCTGACAAAATTGAACAACTAAAAAACTTTGATGCTGAAAAAATTCAATTTACATTCAATGATTACGATAATTGGGAATTCAATTATTTACTTACAAAAACAGGTGCAGTTATCGGGACAATAAAATCTTTTAACAGGCGTAACGAACTTTATAACAAAATATTAGAAAAACAAAATAATCAGGAAAAAGGCAGCAGCTAACAAGGGGTTGCCCAAAGCGAGGCCGAAGTGCTTCAATTAATCAATTGTGCAAAGTTCAGCATCAGTAATTCTATTAAACTTTAGTGCTTTAAAATCCACCACATCACCAAGTTGAAAAACTTATTCTATTACCTGATAGGTTAATAAAAACAAATCCCAGCTCTCGCTAGGATTTTTCTTTATTCTTCATTCTTGTATCTGTTGATATCAAAATCGAAATCAAAGAGCTCTTTTGGATGAACTTGTAATGCTACAGCAAATTTTATCATAGTTTTTAAGGTTAGATTTCTTTTCCCTTTTTCATATTTACTCACTTCTGCTGAATCAATACCTGTTAAAAATTCCAAATCTTGTTGAGT belongs to Chryseobacterium shigense and includes:
- a CDS encoding helix-turn-helix domain-containing protein, which translates into the protein MDFQEDLRILIGKRIVEIRMRNNQTQQDLEFLTGIDSAEVSKYEKGKRNLTLKTMIKFAVALQVHPKELFDFDFDINRYKNEE